In a genomic window of Dyadobacter fermentans DSM 18053:
- a CDS encoding helix-turn-helix domain-containing protein: MTNNFIKYLNVSQTEELWGLYLTTAGYSKVEPNQQYPNEPHPDSHKLTWNRGRILNDYYIIFITRGKGIFEAENLPPTEVSAGQCFFLFPGVWHRYKPDVKSGWEEYWLGFNGYYIRQLMNNLNFHPARPFVDIKSNKEILVLLHRIFDRLKAANLGYHQQIAGITLQILGILNTISKFKDYDNDPVGRLIAKAEFILQESYEKQVDVEELASQLPMGYSAFRKAFKKITGVSPNQYHLNLRLSRARDLLINTNLNISEITHQTGFESVFYFSKLFKKKNGLSPVAFRRRET, translated from the coding sequence ATGACGAACAACTTTATCAAGTATTTAAATGTCAGTCAAACCGAGGAGCTTTGGGGGCTTTACCTGACCACCGCGGGTTACTCCAAAGTAGAACCTAACCAGCAATACCCCAATGAGCCGCATCCCGACAGCCACAAGCTCACCTGGAACAGGGGGCGGATACTGAATGACTATTACATCATTTTCATTACCAGGGGAAAGGGCATATTTGAAGCGGAAAACCTGCCGCCGACGGAAGTTAGCGCAGGGCAGTGCTTTTTTCTTTTTCCCGGCGTGTGGCACCGGTACAAGCCGGATGTGAAATCGGGCTGGGAAGAATACTGGCTGGGATTCAACGGATATTACATCCGGCAGCTGATGAACAATCTGAACTTCCATCCGGCGCGACCTTTCGTGGATATCAAATCGAACAAGGAAATCCTGGTATTGCTGCACCGGATTTTCGACCGGCTAAAAGCGGCTAACCTGGGTTACCATCAGCAGATTGCGGGCATTACACTTCAGATACTGGGCATATTGAATACCATTTCGAAATTCAAGGATTATGACAATGACCCGGTTGGCCGATTGATCGCAAAAGCTGAATTCATTTTACAGGAATCCTACGAGAAGCAAGTGGACGTGGAAGAACTGGCAAGCCAGCTGCCCATGGGTTATTCCGCTTTCAGAAAGGCTTTTAAGAAGATAACCGGCGTTTCGCCGAACCAATACCATCTCAATCTCCGCTTATCGCGCGCCCGCGATCTGCTCATTAATACAAACCTGAATATCAGTGAAATTACGCACCAGACAGGATTTGAGTCGGTCTTTTACTTTTCAAAACTATTCAAGAAGAAAAACGGGCTCTCGCCTGTTGCGTTTCGAAGAAGGGAAACATAG
- a CDS encoding SusC/RagA family TonB-linked outer membrane protein, translating into MRKNYLGGWTPCSVILTLIILFSHLEVVAQNLNITGTVRDVQGAPLPGVSVVMKDAATGTITDVDGKFSIQAPEGSTLTFSFIGYQTATAKIANSDVLNIQLLTDETDLSEVVVVGYGTQTKRELTGAVTSIKAAEMKDIPATNISQRLQGKLAGVQINQNTGQPGAELSIRIRGAASINAGNNPLIVVDGFPTTSGLNVINPDAIESITVLKDAAAASLYGSRAANGVILVTTKQAKNGQRNVQFSSFVGVQSVSDRGKPDLMNAREFAQFKKEYYEDAALYEGYTGGVPEQYRNPEQYGPNDGTNWFDVLLRTAAIQDYNLSFSTDAKTVQSVVHLGYNKQDGVMLNNSASRFTVRANNVFSISEKLRFGLNLGATHYTTNITPNLGEGRNVIQIAYLSDPTLKYKNDDGTYPIGFAPPGMFSTPNYYQVLKQTVNPAKYMILMGNAYVDYQILKGLTFKSSMNINTSNDINRLFQPSTILGGPTPAASASGSYNTANYMSWLSENTLTYNKSFGNHNLEALAGYTTQKVTNENSNINGSQFPDNSIEWLNVAANRIGNVGASDYSLISYLGRLNYNFKGNYLVSVAFRSDGSSKFGSNNRYGTFPSASLGWVVSDEQFMKRFKSIDFLKLRASYGKVGNNNIGNYTYLAGVNPANYVFNNALASGRALAGIGNSNLTWETTTGYDFGLDLSLLNNRINFTYDYYKKKTDGLLYAIDIPVQSGYSAVTSNIGRFDFWGHEFAIDTRNIEGKFNWSTSFNISFNRNLVRKLGTNDAPIGGYQEYWDDNRTAVGNPIGLFYGYINTGVYMTQEEFENQPHGATSMVGTARFADISGPDGVPDGKIDINDRTFIGNPNPDFVYGMTNTLSYKKLDFSMVIAGTVGNDIADDAFQSTENIDGVFNVRKGVANRWRSEENPGDGIYPRTRAGTTADFRNFSTRQVFSGSYLAVKNITLGYLIPIGSKTTVKSVRAYFSTQNPFMFTKYPGMNPEVGLAGLNGLNLGRDFTAFPIARVYTLGLNVNF; encoded by the coding sequence ATGAGAAAAAACTACCTCGGTGGCTGGACTCCCTGTTCGGTCATTCTCACACTTATTATTCTTTTCAGCCACCTCGAAGTGGTTGCACAAAACCTGAACATCACGGGTACCGTCCGCGACGTGCAGGGAGCTCCGCTTCCGGGAGTCAGCGTTGTGATGAAAGACGCAGCAACGGGCACGATTACAGATGTGGATGGAAAATTCTCCATTCAGGCTCCAGAAGGAAGCACGCTCACTTTCAGCTTTATCGGCTATCAGACAGCAACCGCAAAAATTGCCAATTCGGACGTGCTGAATATCCAGTTGCTCACCGATGAAACCGATTTGAGTGAAGTAGTGGTGGTTGGCTACGGTACGCAAACGAAGCGCGAGCTGACAGGAGCGGTGACGAGCATTAAGGCGGCCGAAATGAAGGACATTCCCGCCACCAATATCAGCCAGCGGCTTCAGGGAAAACTGGCGGGTGTGCAGATCAACCAGAACACCGGCCAGCCGGGGGCTGAGCTGAGCATCCGGATACGGGGCGCGGCGTCCATTAATGCAGGAAACAACCCGCTGATCGTCGTAGACGGTTTCCCGACAACCAGCGGCCTGAACGTGATCAACCCGGATGCCATTGAATCGATAACGGTGTTAAAGGATGCGGCAGCGGCCTCGCTTTACGGCTCGCGGGCTGCCAACGGGGTGATCCTGGTTACCACCAAGCAAGCTAAAAACGGACAAAGGAATGTGCAGTTCAGCAGCTTCGTGGGCGTGCAGTCGGTATCGGACCGCGGTAAACCCGACCTCATGAATGCCCGCGAATTTGCCCAGTTCAAAAAGGAATATTACGAAGATGCCGCGCTTTATGAGGGCTACACAGGCGGCGTTCCCGAACAGTACCGGAATCCCGAACAATACGGCCCGAATGATGGTACAAACTGGTTCGACGTGCTGCTGCGTACGGCTGCCATTCAGGATTATAACCTGTCATTTTCTACCGACGCCAAAACCGTGCAGTCTGTCGTGCATTTGGGTTATAACAAGCAGGATGGCGTGATGCTCAACAACTCGGCCAGCCGGTTCACAGTCCGGGCAAATAATGTGTTTTCCATCTCCGAAAAACTACGGTTTGGTCTTAACCTCGGGGCGACGCATTACACCACCAACATCACTCCCAACCTGGGCGAGGGCCGCAATGTAATCCAGATCGCCTACCTGTCGGACCCTACGCTGAAATACAAAAATGACGATGGCACCTACCCGATCGGTTTCGCGCCTCCCGGGATGTTTTCAACGCCCAATTATTATCAGGTACTTAAACAAACGGTAAACCCGGCCAAGTACATGATCCTGATGGGAAATGCTTATGTGGATTATCAGATATTGAAGGGGCTGACATTCAAGTCGAGCATGAACATCAATACGAGCAATGACATTAACAGGCTATTCCAACCATCGACCATTCTCGGAGGGCCTACGCCCGCAGCCTCGGCCAGCGGAAGCTACAATACGGCCAATTACATGTCGTGGTTATCAGAGAATACTTTGACCTACAACAAATCTTTTGGCAACCATAACCTGGAAGCGCTGGCGGGTTATACCACGCAGAAGGTTACAAATGAGAACAGCAATATCAACGGCAGCCAGTTTCCGGACAACAGCATTGAATGGCTGAATGTAGCCGCCAACCGGATCGGGAATGTGGGCGCCAGCGACTATTCCCTGATTAGCTACCTGGGGCGGTTGAACTATAACTTCAAAGGAAATTACCTGGTTTCCGTGGCTTTCCGAAGTGACGGTTCGTCCAAATTCGGCTCCAATAACCGCTACGGCACATTCCCTTCGGCCTCGCTGGGGTGGGTGGTGTCTGATGAGCAATTCATGAAGCGCTTCAAATCTATCGATTTTCTCAAACTGCGGGCGAGCTATGGAAAGGTGGGTAACAACAACATCGGTAACTACACTTACCTGGCAGGTGTGAATCCGGCCAATTATGTATTCAATAATGCTTTGGCATCCGGCCGCGCACTGGCGGGAATCGGGAACTCCAATCTGACCTGGGAAACGACCACCGGTTACGATTTCGGTCTGGACCTCTCACTGCTGAACAACCGCATCAATTTCACTTACGATTATTACAAAAAGAAAACAGACGGCCTGCTGTATGCCATTGATATTCCGGTACAATCAGGCTACTCGGCGGTTACCTCAAACATCGGACGGTTTGATTTCTGGGGACATGAGTTTGCCATTGACACGCGGAACATTGAAGGGAAATTCAACTGGAGTACCAGTTTCAATATTTCATTCAACCGCAACCTGGTCCGTAAGCTTGGCACCAACGACGCGCCTATCGGTGGCTATCAGGAATATTGGGACGATAACCGCACGGCTGTCGGCAATCCGATCGGACTTTTTTACGGGTACATCAACACCGGGGTGTACATGACCCAGGAGGAATTTGAAAACCAGCCGCATGGCGCCACTTCCATGGTAGGTACTGCGCGTTTTGCGGACATCAGCGGGCCGGATGGAGTACCGGACGGAAAGATCGACATCAACGACCGCACATTTATCGGCAATCCAAATCCCGACTTTGTGTACGGAATGACCAACACGCTAAGCTACAAAAAACTGGATTTCTCCATGGTTATCGCCGGAACAGTTGGTAATGATATCGCCGACGACGCATTCCAGTCCACCGAAAATATCGACGGCGTCTTCAATGTGCGCAAAGGCGTAGCGAACCGGTGGCGCTCGGAGGAGAATCCGGGGGATGGCATTTACCCAAGAACGCGTGCGGGTACCACAGCCGATTTCCGGAATTTCTCCACGCGGCAGGTGTTCAGCGGTAGTTATCTGGCTGTCAAGAATATCACGCTGGGTTACCTCATTCCAATCGGCAGTAAAACAACCGTAAAGAGCGTCAGGGCGTATTTCAGTACGCAAAACCCTTTCATGTTTACCAAATATCCGGGCATGAACCCCGAAGTTGGCCTGGCGGGACTGAACGGTTTGAATCTGGGGCGTGACTTTACCGCTTTTCCGATTGCGAGGGTGTACACGCTTGGCCTTAATGTTAATTTCTAA
- a CDS encoding RagB/SusD family nutrient uptake outer membrane protein yields MKKTLIIGIVAVMLSGCKEDFLNLTPPTSLSSATYFQNEEQFRQAINGAYTPMRELTDVGVYDDEMRSDNTFFTIYQANRGLDKAREAYPQFLIDATASAIPNTPGSRWRASYRGIAYVNTIIDRLATNNAVSAEAKNAILGEALFLRAYYYFSLVTHFGGVPLLLKEVTNPEESFQPRNTAAEVYAQIKTDVKSAIDLLPVASTFPQSGRATKGAAKMLLAYALMSGDTRDYAAAEKELLDITKMNYALLPDYAKVFDPTNKNHQESIFDVQYMADRVSGQQSAFAWQFMPKVTNPQFLMGFDGGRMNIFSGWNVPTDEMVASYEKGDLRLPASIAVVEGTISGVEDFTAELLTSPVNYTPKAGKAFRYMIRKYFHPPYDIAFNTPDNFPVYRYSGALLLLAECLVQQNKAAAALPYLNQVRRRAGLPDLGAATLDAVSKEMRHELAFENRRWQDLIRIGKAIEVATAKGNRLKAQYGWILPAAFNVTPQKLLDPIPFRETQINTQLEQNPGY; encoded by the coding sequence ATGAAAAAGACACTTATAATCGGGATCGTGGCCGTGATGCTATCCGGCTGCAAGGAAGACTTCCTAAACCTCACACCGCCCACCAGCCTGAGTTCCGCAACCTATTTTCAAAACGAAGAACAATTCAGGCAGGCAATCAACGGCGCGTATACACCCATGCGTGAATTGACGGACGTAGGCGTATATGACGACGAAATGCGGTCGGATAACACTTTCTTCACCATTTATCAGGCAAACAGAGGTCTGGATAAAGCGCGCGAAGCTTATCCCCAGTTCCTGATCGATGCAACCGCTTCCGCCATTCCCAACACGCCCGGCAGCCGGTGGCGCGCCAGTTACCGGGGCATTGCGTATGTGAACACGATCATTGACCGGCTGGCAACCAATAACGCGGTTTCCGCCGAAGCGAAGAATGCCATTCTGGGCGAAGCACTTTTCTTACGTGCCTATTACTATTTCAGTCTGGTAACCCATTTTGGCGGCGTTCCTTTGTTGCTGAAAGAAGTTACCAATCCGGAGGAATCTTTCCAGCCACGAAACACGGCTGCGGAAGTGTATGCCCAAATTAAAACCGATGTAAAAAGCGCGATTGACCTGCTTCCTGTTGCCAGCACTTTTCCGCAAAGCGGACGTGCTACCAAGGGAGCGGCCAAGATGTTGCTCGCTTATGCATTGATGTCGGGTGACACCAGGGACTATGCCGCTGCCGAAAAAGAGCTGCTCGATATCACTAAAATGAATTACGCGCTCTTGCCGGATTACGCCAAAGTATTTGACCCCACGAACAAAAACCACCAGGAGTCGATTTTCGACGTGCAATACATGGCCGACCGGGTGAGCGGGCAGCAAAGTGCTTTTGCCTGGCAGTTTATGCCCAAAGTCACCAATCCGCAGTTCCTGATGGGTTTTGATGGTGGCCGTATGAACATTTTTAGCGGCTGGAACGTGCCTACCGATGAGATGGTGGCTTCTTATGAAAAAGGTGATTTAAGGTTGCCGGCGTCGATTGCTGTTGTCGAGGGGACCATCAGCGGAGTCGAAGATTTCACGGCCGAGCTCCTTACTTCTCCTGTCAATTACACGCCGAAGGCCGGGAAGGCATTCCGCTACATGATCCGTAAATACTTCCATCCCCCTTACGATATCGCCTTCAATACGCCGGACAATTTCCCCGTGTACCGCTATTCCGGGGCATTGCTGTTGCTGGCTGAATGCCTGGTACAGCAAAACAAAGCCGCGGCTGCCCTGCCCTATCTGAACCAGGTGCGTCGCCGGGCTGGATTGCCCGACCTGGGAGCTGCTACGCTGGATGCCGTTTCCAAAGAAATGCGTCATGAGCTTGCCTTTGAAAACCGCCGCTGGCAGGACCTGATCCGGATTGGCAAGGCCATTGAAGTAGCCACAGCCAAAGGAAACCGGTTGAAAGCCCAGTACGGCTGGATTCTTCCTGCCGCCTTCAATGTGACACCTCAGAAACTGCTCGACCCCATTCCGTTCCGGGAAACGCAGATCAATACCCAGTTGGAGCAGAATCCGGGTTATTGA
- a CDS encoding alpha-L-rhamnosidase C-terminal domain-containing protein, whose product MYIRVQILVRMNALNRLLVFVLCLCSLQGKSQAKEPYLPLYGGEFKSKSVQNSPDPIIHYQWKNPRADDSLQIYTLLPRQITPSRSNAFRIKDSGITVSGTGDLQFDFGQVNAGWIEFDSDDLNGDVQVSLSEYNEPAILNAGAQHPVKTLKPARYGNTYRLELNQQLYEGVRFAWLHVKSLSKPWSLTNFRLICQTKPVNYLGSFSCNDTLLNRIWYTGAYTVKLNLLQDYLGAILMERSDRHSWTGDAYPSQAASMAAFGNFDFVKKNIAFTAPQDNGIAAYSMYWVLGLVDYFRYTGDADFFKAYLDNAAKRLDAAYAHFDKLPNLAFMGWDERLGAGFERPNLPESERAYRWLCVNAWSKFSECLSVLGNQTLAEKYRQYAAAKKKQLSNDQLSGYGVHALAEVFNAEPNSSETVLKLASKWFTDRNARLSYSPFNQYFILQGMARAGYMREALTTVRDQWGGQIRYGGTTFFEVFRPSWNDALAPNSAPINNQCGYTSLTHPWGAGVTRWLSDEILGVRPVSAGFKIFSIMPFLNESLTWVKGDVPTPSGIISASFNSVTGDCEVQIPKGTTAAKIGLPKNGKSINRITLNDRPVKITSEDARYAYLSDLSAGSYHIKITYGKSAPAVSNTGKDELTYALARFTVDSTIGGNRKTRLGKDGYFLAGRSTNENTLKKPAYIDSIRIDRAINQTWADQHSDENSPQSAGTNASAFVTQDPKPTLQTFTLDIFQHDSTAYELTLHFVDPDRKGRRSAIEVFDAHTLELLAPVQVIGNYQNGKYLRFKVDRSIRIRVNHVRGPNAALAGILFN is encoded by the coding sequence ATGTATATCAGAGTACAAATATTGGTAAGAATGAATGCATTGAACCGCTTGCTGGTGTTTGTACTCTGTTTATGCAGTTTGCAGGGGAAAAGTCAGGCAAAGGAGCCTTATCTGCCGTTGTATGGCGGGGAGTTTAAATCAAAGTCTGTTCAAAATTCACCTGATCCGATCATCCATTATCAATGGAAAAATCCCCGGGCCGACGATAGTTTGCAGATTTACACGCTGCTTCCCCGTCAGATAACTCCCAGTCGTTCAAACGCTTTCCGAATAAAGGATTCGGGCATTACCGTCTCAGGCACGGGCGATTTGCAATTTGATTTCGGTCAGGTCAATGCAGGATGGATCGAGTTCGATTCGGACGATCTGAATGGTGATGTGCAGGTAAGCCTCAGCGAATACAACGAACCTGCCATTCTCAATGCAGGCGCGCAGCACCCCGTCAAAACGCTCAAACCCGCGCGATATGGAAACACTTACCGCCTCGAACTGAACCAGCAGCTATATGAAGGTGTCCGGTTTGCGTGGCTGCATGTAAAATCGCTCTCGAAACCGTGGAGTTTGACCAATTTCCGGCTGATCTGTCAGACCAAACCAGTCAACTACCTCGGCAGTTTTTCCTGCAATGATACATTGCTCAACCGCATCTGGTACACCGGCGCATACACCGTAAAACTCAATCTCTTGCAGGATTACCTCGGCGCGATCCTGATGGAGCGCAGCGACCGGCATTCGTGGACAGGCGACGCATATCCTTCGCAGGCGGCGTCTATGGCGGCTTTCGGCAATTTTGATTTTGTTAAAAAGAATATCGCATTTACCGCACCGCAGGACAATGGTATTGCCGCCTATTCCATGTACTGGGTGCTGGGACTGGTGGATTATTTCAGGTATACAGGCGATGCGGACTTTTTCAAAGCGTACCTGGATAACGCCGCAAAACGGCTGGACGCCGCCTATGCGCATTTCGACAAACTACCCAACCTGGCCTTTATGGGCTGGGACGAGCGGCTGGGTGCGGGATTTGAGCGACCAAACCTGCCCGAAAGCGAGCGGGCGTATCGCTGGCTGTGTGTTAATGCATGGTCAAAGTTTTCCGAATGCCTGTCGGTGCTCGGGAACCAAACGCTTGCCGAAAAGTACCGCCAGTATGCGGCCGCTAAGAAGAAACAACTTTCCAATGACCAACTTTCGGGCTACGGCGTACACGCACTTGCCGAGGTTTTCAATGCCGAACCAAATAGCTCTGAAACCGTGCTGAAACTGGCTTCAAAATGGTTTACAGACCGGAATGCGCGCCTCTCCTATTCGCCTTTTAACCAGTATTTTATTTTGCAGGGAATGGCCAGGGCTGGCTACATGCGGGAAGCGCTCACCACAGTCAGAGACCAATGGGGCGGGCAAATCCGGTACGGCGGTACCACATTCTTTGAAGTGTTCCGCCCATCGTGGAACGATGCACTGGCACCCAACAGCGCGCCCATTAACAACCAATGCGGCTACACAAGCCTGACGCACCCCTGGGGCGCTGGCGTAACGAGGTGGTTGTCCGATGAAATCCTGGGTGTACGGCCCGTTTCCGCCGGCTTTAAAATATTCAGCATTATGCCGTTTCTGAACGAATCGCTGACCTGGGTAAAAGGCGATGTACCCACGCCGTCGGGCATTATATCGGCGTCTTTTAATTCGGTAACGGGTGATTGTGAAGTGCAAATTCCAAAAGGTACCACCGCGGCGAAAATCGGACTACCCAAGAATGGAAAGTCCATTAACAGAATTACGCTTAACGACCGCCCGGTAAAAATCACGAGCGAAGATGCGCGCTACGCCTATCTTTCGGACCTGTCGGCAGGCAGCTATCACATCAAAATCACTTACGGAAAATCTGCGCCTGCGGTCAGCAATACCGGAAAGGATGAGCTGACTTATGCGCTGGCCCGGTTTACGGTCGACTCAACGATCGGCGGTAACCGGAAAACCCGTTTAGGCAAAGACGGATACTTCCTGGCGGGCCGCAGTACGAACGAAAACACGCTTAAAAAGCCAGCTTACATTGATTCGATACGGATCGACAGGGCGATCAACCAGACGTGGGCAGATCAGCATTCGGACGAGAATTCACCACAGTCAGCCGGCACGAATGCCAGTGCGTTCGTCACACAAGATCCCAAACCGACGCTGCAGACATTTACGCTGGATATTTTTCAGCACGATTCAACGGCTTACGAGCTGACACTCCATTTCGTCGATCCCGACCGCAAAGGAAGGCGCTCGGCCATTGAAGTGTTCGACGCGCATACATTGGAACTCCTCGCTCCTGTTCAGGTAATCGGCAATTACCAAAACGGGAAATACCTGAGATTTAAAGTGGACCGCTCCATTCGGATACGCGTCAATCACGTGCGGGGGCCCAATGCTGCTCTTGCGGGGATCTTGTTTAATTAA
- a CDS encoding phytanoyl-CoA dioxygenase family protein: MKTEITPQDISSYQQNGFIVIEDFLSEQELAEWRNALDEALANRKGNKLPDRKEVYGKGDDADKSYYDNVFDQLLNLWQDNAGIRKLMLDERIGKMAAQLAEVDGIRIWHDQALIKKPWANPTSWHLDTPYWSFTDRRALSIWVALDDATLENGCLFFIPGSHHTTTFENPGIGKNMGAIFTTYPQFYKTKSVAVPMKAGSCSFHNGLTIHGAHANMTPGYRRAMTCAYMPDGNTFNGIQNILSDEEVAGLSIGSLLNKDAINPLIYSRS; this comes from the coding sequence ATGAAAACAGAGATCACACCGCAGGATATATCCAGTTACCAACAAAATGGCTTTATTGTCATTGAAGATTTTTTATCCGAGCAGGAACTAGCAGAGTGGCGAAATGCGCTGGACGAAGCATTGGCCAACCGCAAAGGAAACAAACTCCCCGACCGAAAAGAGGTTTACGGAAAAGGCGATGATGCCGACAAATCGTACTACGATAATGTATTTGACCAGCTGCTGAACCTCTGGCAGGATAATGCCGGAATCAGGAAACTGATGCTCGACGAGCGCATTGGGAAAATGGCCGCCCAACTCGCCGAGGTAGACGGAATACGAATCTGGCACGATCAGGCGCTGATCAAAAAACCCTGGGCCAACCCAACCTCCTGGCATTTGGACACCCCTTACTGGTCGTTTACCGACCGCCGGGCATTGTCGATTTGGGTTGCCCTGGACGATGCAACATTGGAAAATGGCTGCCTGTTTTTCATTCCCGGATCGCACCACACGACGACATTTGAAAACCCGGGTATCGGCAAAAACATGGGTGCTATTTTTACAACTTACCCACAATTTTACAAAACCAAATCGGTGGCAGTTCCGATGAAAGCGGGCAGCTGTTCATTTCATAATGGCCTCACCATTCACGGCGCACATGCCAACATGACCCCGGGATACCGGCGCGCCATGACCTGCGCGTATATGCCGGATGGAAATACATTTAATGGTATCCAGAATATATTAAGTGACGAGGAAGTTGCTGGCTTATCGATTGGAAGTTTATTAAATAAAGACGCAATAAACCCATTAATTTATTCGCGTTCCTAA
- a CDS encoding sugar phosphate isomerase/epimerase family protein codes for MDIKILSPQWGHEHLPVDEFIAKIVDAGYDGIDTWLPDDPMTRKRLLNHIEEEGLVFVAHQHQAAGNNFKEFQASFKINLEACAAASPVLINSHTGRDYFTHDQLLSLIDIASEIADQTNIPIVHETHRGRMGYSPQSTEQLFIQRPGFEITADFSHWVCVTESMLGDFESVLYEAIDRTRHVHARVGYEQGPQVTDPRSPEWAYALNRFLVWWDAIVAVNRQKNRKILTFTTEFGPFPYMQMIPFTNKAIASQFDINCYLKDLLRERYIVKVDPESWSIGK; via the coding sequence ATGGATATTAAAATTCTGAGTCCTCAATGGGGACATGAACACCTGCCAGTGGACGAATTTATTGCCAAAATAGTAGATGCCGGCTATGATGGCATTGATACCTGGCTGCCGGACGATCCGATGACCAGAAAAAGGCTTTTGAATCATATCGAAGAAGAGGGTCTTGTTTTTGTTGCACATCAGCATCAGGCTGCCGGCAATAACTTTAAAGAATTCCAGGCCAGCTTTAAAATTAACCTCGAAGCATGCGCGGCTGCCTCACCCGTTCTGATCAATTCACATACGGGTAGAGACTACTTTACGCACGATCAATTGCTCTCGCTTATTGACATTGCTTCGGAAATAGCAGATCAAACAAACATTCCAATCGTTCACGAAACGCACCGCGGCCGAATGGGCTATTCGCCGCAATCAACAGAACAGCTTTTTATACAAAGACCCGGTTTTGAAATAACCGCTGATTTCTCGCATTGGGTATGCGTCACGGAAAGCATGCTTGGCGATTTTGAATCGGTTTTATATGAAGCGATTGACAGGACGCGGCACGTTCATGCCCGTGTAGGCTATGAGCAAGGACCGCAGGTGACCGATCCCAGATCCCCCGAATGGGCTTATGCACTCAACCGGTTTTTAGTTTGGTGGGATGCGATTGTAGCCGTTAACAGGCAGAAAAACAGGAAAATACTGACTTTTACAACTGAATTTGGCCCGTTTCCATATATGCAAATGATCCCATTTACAAACAAAGCCATTGCAAGCCAATTCGACATTAACTGCTATTTGAAAGATTTGCTCAGGGAGAGATATATCGTGAAAGTAGATCCGGAATCCTGGTCGATAGGCAAGTAG